The Candidatus Berkiella aquae sequence GTAGGCGCTGGCGGATTAGCCAATGCTATTCCAGAATTAGTGCATGATGCCGGGAAGGGCGCAGCGCTTGCACTGCGTCATATTCCCAATGCTGAATTAGGGATGTCGCCCTTAGAAATATGGTGTAATGAATCACAAGAGCGTTATGTGCTTGCGATTCATGCTGATAAATTGGCAGAGTTTGATAGTTTTGCGAAACGCGAGCGTTGTCCTTATGCGGTATTAGGGCAAGCAACCGACAAGCCACATCTATTATTAGAGGATAGCTTACATAAAAATAACCCTATTGATATTCCACAATCATTACTTTTTGGTAATGCACCGCAACTACATAAGAAAGTAAAAAAGCAGCCTAAATCACAAAGTCTCATTAACACAGACAGTTTATCACTCGATGAAACCATCTCTCGGATATTACAAGTACCCGCAGTTGCTGATAAATCCTTTTTAATCACTATTGGTGACAGAACAGTGACAGGGCTTGTGGCTCGCGATCAAATGGTAGGTCCTTGGCAAGTTCCGGTTGCCGATTGTGCGGTCACGGCGACAGGTTATACAACGTTTACGGGTGAGGCGATGAGCATGGGTGAAAGACCACTTATTGCGCTCAGCTCTCCGAGTGCTTCGGCTAAAATGGCAGTAGCAGAAGCGGTTCTTAATATTTTAGCAAGTGATGTGAAAGCACTCAGTGATATCCGTCTATCTTGCAATTGGATGGCTGCCGCAGGAAATGGCAGTGAAGAAGCGGATTTGTATGAAGCGGTTCAAGCGGTTGGCAAAGAATTATGCCCTGCTTGGAATATCACGGTTCCTGTGGGCAAAGATTCCCTTTCCATGCGAAGTGTTTGGCAAGATGAAAGGGGACAATATGAAGTTGTTTCCCCAGTGACTTTAGTCGTTAGTGCCTTTGCTCCGGTTAATGATATTCGCAAGACAGTCACACCTTTATTAGTATCAGACATAGATTCTGTTTTAGTCTTAGTCGATTTAGCACAAGGTAAGCAGCGTTTAGGCGGCAGTATTTACGCTCAAATCACGAATCAGATAGCTGGAATGGCCCCTGATGTTGATGAAAAAATAATGCCTACTTTCGTTAAGGTCCTTAATCAGTTAAAAGCGCAAGAACTGGTTCTTGCTTACCACGACAGGAGCGATGGTGGTTTATTCGTAACCTTATGTGAAATGGCTTTTGCAAGTCATGTGGGGTTAACTATCGATCTCTCAACCTATATCAATGATTGGTCGCAACATATTAATGCACTCTTTAATGAAGAATTAGGGGTTATTTTGCAGATCCCGCAAGTTGCTTTACAAACGTGCAGAGAGTTGTTTGAAGCAGCAGGATTAGCGAATACATTACATGTGGTTGCAACCATCAATGGTGAGCAACCTATTTCAGTCGTCCATCAAGGTAAAGTGCATTGGATGAAAGAGCGTAAAGCATTACATGCGCTATGGTCGAAAACCAGCGCAGCCTTGGAAGAAATGCGTGACAATCCTGCAACGGCAAAACAAAATTATGAACGCATTGTTGAAGATAATGATCCCGGTTTTTTTGTCAAATTGCCTGAAGTTTTACCGCAAGTTGTACACTTTAATCATACAAAACCTAAAGTGGCTATTTTACGCGAGCAAGGCGTTAATGGTCATCAAGAAATGGCAGCGGCTTTTACCTTAGCAGGTTTTGAAGCCATCGATGTGACGATGACGGATTTATTCGCGGGCTTATCTTTAAAAGATTTTCATGGCATTGCTGCTTGTGGCGGTTTTTCTTATGGTGACGTTTTAGGGGCGGGTATTGGCTGGGCAAAATCCATCCTTTATTCCCCTAAATTGAAAGAAGAATTCTCTCGCTTTTTCAGCCGCTCTGATACCTTTACCTTAGGGGTTTGTAATGGCTGCCAAATGTTATCTCAATTGAAAGAGCTGATCCCAGGTACAGCACATTGGCCCCAGATGAAGCGAAATCGTTCGCAACAATTTGAAGCAAGACTGAGTTTAGTTGAAATTTGTCAGTCACCATCCATACTATTAGAAGGGCTAGCTGGAATGATTTTCCCTATAGCCGTGGCTCACGGCGAAGGCTATGCTGAAGGGGGGAGTCCTTTAACGAAAGTTGCAATGCGTTATGTGGATAATCATGGCGTTCCAACCGAGCGTTTCCCATTTAATCCAAATGGGTCGCCAGGTGGAATAACCGGATTTACAAGTGATGATGGTAGGGCCACGATTATGATGCCACATCCTGAACGCGTGTTTAAAACATGGCAGCTTTCCTGGCACCCAAAAACCCAAGCTCAGGATACGCCCTGGATGTCACTTTTTGTGAATGCAAGGAATTGGTTGAAATAAACTTATGCTCAAATATACCACGCGCTTCGATCACGGATTAGGCCAGGAATGGATTGAGACTGATTTGTCCGGTAAGGAATTACTGGTAACGCCGTTGCTGAATAAAGGAACGGCTTTTTCAGAAGAAGAGCGCCATAATTTGAAGTTATTGGGAAAATTGCCGCAGCGCATTGAAACATTGCAGGAACAGTTATTCCGTGTCGAAAGCCAATTTGGGCGTTATACCACAACATTGCAAAAGTATATTTACCTGAATAATTTACACGATAAAAACGAAACCTTGTTCTATACGTTTTTACTCGATAACTTAGATATCACCTTGCCGTTGATTTATACGCCTGGTGTGAGTGCAGCAGTCCAACGATTCAGCCATGAATTTCGACAACCCCGTGGTCTTTACATCAGTTATCCAGATAGAGACAAAATTGACGAAATTTTAGATAACCGTACCCATGCTGAAATTGATTTATTGGTTGCCACCGATGGTGAACGTATTTTAGGGATTGGCGATCAAGGGATTGGGGGTATGGACATTCCCATTGCGAAGCTTGTGGTTTATAGCTTATGTGGTGTAAACCCATATCGTACGATCCCCATTTTGTTAGATGTGGGAACCGATAACCAGCAGTTACTGAATGATCCACTCTATTTAGGTTGGCGTCATGCACGGATCCGTGGCAAAGAATATGATGATTTTATCCAAACATTTGTGGATGCCGTAAAACGCAAATTACCCAAGAGCATGATTCATTGGGAAGATTTTGGTAATCAAAATGCAAGACGTATACTAGAAACCTATCGCTTAGAGCATTGCTCGTTCAATGATGATATGCAAGGCACAGCCGTTGTTACTTTAGCTGCGTTATTATCTGCCATCAAAGCGTCTAATTTAGATATTAAAGATCAACGTATTGTTGTCTATGGTGCCGGGACTGCGGGTTTAGGTATTGCTGATCAATTATTTAATGCAATGGTACATTTTGGTGTTCCACCTGAAGCGGCAAGACGCCAATTTTGGTTAATCGATCGTCATGGTTTATTGGTAGACGGCATGCCAGAGCTCAATACCTTCCAACAACCTTATGCTCGTCCCAGCCAAGAAGCGAATGATTGGCCAAATGAGAAACGAGATTTGTTATCGGTCGTTGAAAAAATCCATCCAACCATTTTGATTGGTTGTTCTACGGTAAAAGATGCCTTTACCGAAGCGGTGGTCAAAGCAATGGCTTCACATACCAACAAGCCAATTATCTGTCCATTATCAAATCCTAATGAAAATTCCGAAGGCGATCCTAATAATTTAATTGCATGGACTAAAGGTAAGGCTTTAATTGCCACAGGTAGCCCATTTCCACCGGTAGAATATGAAGGAATAAAATATTGCATTACACAATGTAATAATGCTTTATCTTTTCCAGGGATTGGCTTAGGGGTGATAGCAACGAAAGCAACCCAAGTGACAGACAATATGTTGTGGGCTGCCACTCAAGCTATCAGTTTAAAAGCGCCTATTCTACAAGATCCGACATTACCTCTGTTGCCACATATTACTGAAATTCCTGAACTTGCCGCACATGTTGCTCATGCAGTAGCAGAGCAAGCCATAAAAGATGGCGTAGCGACGGTTAACCCCAGCATGAATTTTGCTGAGTTTATCAAAGAAAATATGTGGAAACCGTACTATCGCCCCATCCGCTCAGCCAAAGGGTAACATGCGTTTTAAAACGGTATCTTTTCTCACGGTGTGGTGAAATAAGGCTGCCAAGATGTGAAGCGCTACAATCCCAATAACAATATATGAGCTGATTTTATGCGCATTATAGAAAAAACCGCTTAAAGCTTCATTCTTGCTAAGTAAATTGGGAACAGAGAACCAGTTGAAAAAGGGGATAGGTCTTTGCCCAAACTGCGACATTAAAATGCCTGTAATTGGCATCACCAACATGGCTAGATAAAGAAGAAAATGAACCAACTTTGCAGAAACTCTTTCTAAACCTGACATATTGCTTGGCATGTTAGGTCTAGTACCCACATAGCGCCAAATCAGCATCATTAAAGCTAAGAATATGGCACACAATCCAAAAGTTTTATGTAGCATCATATATTGCATTTTTTCAGAGGAGCCTTTTGGAAAGTATTCTCTGCGATAAACAAGATAATACTGCACCACAAATAAGATAAAGATTGCCCAATGCAATAATTTTGTTAGACTACCAAATTTTTCCGTGGTGTTGTGTAGAGACATTCTAAACTCCAATAACAAATCGAATGATCAAAAAAGGACAGCCATTTTTGTTTTTGGGTGTCCTTTTGTTTGGGTGTCCTATTGAGATTACATCATGCGCTTAAGCACATCATCTTTCCTGACATAGTGATGATACAACGCAGCGAAAGCATGGAATGCAACGAGGGCAATAACAAAATAGGAGCAAAGCACATGTATTTGGTAGAAGACTCCACCAATAGTTTCATTTTTGCTGACTAACATTGGTAAATTAAAGAAGCCAAAAAATGAAACAGAATAACCAGCATAAAGTGACATCAAAATACCGCTAATTGGCATAACAAACATCACAATATAGAGCAATATATGGGTATATTTTGCAGCCATTCTTTCTTTGCTTGTCATACTACTGGGGTTTTTAGGTCGCACACCAATCCTTCGCCAGTAAATCATGATGGCCGCGAGAATTAAAACGCAAATACCAATGGACTTATGTAATAAGAGGTAGCGCATTTTTTCTTGCGTATCATTCGGTAAAAATTCACGACGATAGACAAGAAAATATTGCAGGAGGAAAAGCATGAAAATGATCCAATGTAAAAACTTTGTTAGACTCCCAAATTTTTCTGCGGTATTTTCGAGAGACATCAATCACTCCATGAAAAATAATAAAGGTGCAATTATACCGCTCATATTTGAAAATGCGAAATGGTGAAGTATTTGGGTGTCCTACCCTTATTTCCTGACTTTGTTTATGGTGATTATTTTGAGTTAGTAAGTACCTGACTGAATTCTTAGGATTTTCTATCTTCAATAAAGAGTTCATTAATCTTTTCAATATAAGGAGAATCAGGGGTATTAGGCGCAAGCATGCTTATATCGTAAGGTATGCCGGTTAACTGGTGTACCAAATGCTCATTAATGTGGCAAAAGCCATTCATATTAGGATTACTTTCAACACTAAAAGGAGGATTGTAAAGCTGTTGCATATCAAAAAATTCATTATTGCGGAAATTCATTTCTTGTAAATTTTCGTCAATCTGTAATAACAATTGTGACTCATTCACATTGTCAGATTGTAATTGTATTGTGAGCCATTGAAGCTGATTAATGATATCACTAATCCGATCAAAATTTTGAATAGTTAAATCACCAGAAAAACCAGCAATTTTACCTAAAGCATCCATCGCCAAGAGCACAAATTCCATGCTGGCAAGTTGCAATTGTGTAGAGTAGAGGGTAGGCGTTCCTAATAAATTAGGTGTCATATCAAAAGAGGCTTCATCTAGCTTATCAAGATTGTCATATTGTAAAGCCCAGGGAAATGCTGCAATAAATTCCTTTTTCAGTTCATCTGTGTTGAAAAGAGATAAAACAGATTTTTGCTCACTCGTGGTAAATGACATGGTTCGATTAATGCCAATTCTGTCAGGATGCTCAGGCTCTGCACTTGGGATATCATATTCATTTTCAGGTAATAAATTTTTAGTCGTTCCTGTATTTTGGCTAACATTGTCAGTTGGTAATTGTAAAGTGCGTTTGCTTACGCCTGCTAAAACATCTTCTAAAAGTTGTGAATAGGCTTGTTGTGATTTTTCCTTTTCTAATTGGGCTTGAATATTCTGATATGTTCTATATTGATCATCTATTTTGGATAATAATTCTTTAATTTTATTATTTTGAGAAAATAGGCCACTTGCTTCTTCATCTTTAAATTCTCTCAGCTTCATATTTTTTAAATATTGACCGAAAAAATGTTCAAGTGGTTTCGCTTTCTCTATGTTATTAAATTTTAAAATATCAGCTATCATTTTATGATATTCAGTTAGAATAACAGTGAGATCGGGTAGCAATCGTTTGTAGCTGTTTCCTTGAATTTCGTTAATACTCTTGATAAGAAAAATGACATCTATGCTGTCTGCAAAATGCATAAAGCGAGTATCAGATTTGATAATCGAGTGTATCCATTCAATTATTGCTTTTTCACTATTAGTATCAGACAGTTGATAGTAAACAGAGTGGGAATGGCATTGAAAGAGATATTTTTTAAGATTACTAATCGTTTTTAATTCATTTAAAGAAACTTTTTTGGTAGGGTCGCGTTTTACATCCTGGGAACGGACAGTCAGTAACTTATTAGCTTTTTCAACATTGACTTGCAGG is a genomic window containing:
- the purL gene encoding phosphoribosylformylglycinamidine synthase, coding for MQRLIGQDFHSDFRLAQLFEKLQHILPRLQHLNAKTEYFITAQGELTSDMIQRLCEVLDAKNDHEASASGASLWVIPRLGTQSPWGSKAVDIMHHAGLDNIVRLERACVYHLSFSDNLSLNPHEYATILPHLYDRMTESVVTAWQDVKALFVEQKPAPMQLVPLLTEGKQALEQANQVLGLALSADEMDYLFEAYTTQKRNPTDVELMMFAQANSEHCRHKIFKAQFEIDQVSQPDSLFGMIKNTYQHNSKGVLSAYHDNAAVVEGYGKERFYCDTQDKTYRFHEQDVHFLIKVETHNHPTAIEPFAGAGTGMGGEIRDEGATGRGAKPKAGLCGFTVSNLRIPNLPQPWEGKAFYPDRIVNACEIMLKGPIGGAAFNNEFGRPNLTGYFRTFEQPLASDKTYYARGYHKPIMIAGGLGNIQEKHVTKLPIPDKSLVIVLGGPAMKIGLGGGAASSLAQGASDEQLDFASVQRQNPEMQRRAQQVIDACVASENNPIISIHDVGAGGLANAIPELVHDAGKGAALALRHIPNAELGMSPLEIWCNESQERYVLAIHADKLAEFDSFAKRERCPYAVLGQATDKPHLLLEDSLHKNNPIDIPQSLLFGNAPQLHKKVKKQPKSQSLINTDSLSLDETISRILQVPAVADKSFLITIGDRTVTGLVARDQMVGPWQVPVADCAVTATGYTTFTGEAMSMGERPLIALSSPSASAKMAVAEAVLNILASDVKALSDIRLSCNWMAAAGNGSEEADLYEAVQAVGKELCPAWNITVPVGKDSLSMRSVWQDERGQYEVVSPVTLVVSAFAPVNDIRKTVTPLLVSDIDSVLVLVDLAQGKQRLGGSIYAQITNQIAGMAPDVDEKIMPTFVKVLNQLKAQELVLAYHDRSDGGLFVTLCEMAFASHVGLTIDLSTYINDWSQHINALFNEELGVILQIPQVALQTCRELFEAAGLANTLHVVATINGEQPISVVHQGKVHWMKERKALHALWSKTSAALEEMRDNPATAKQNYERIVEDNDPGFFVKLPEVLPQVVHFNHTKPKVAILREQGVNGHQEMAAAFTLAGFEAIDVTMTDLFAGLSLKDFHGIAACGGFSYGDVLGAGIGWAKSILYSPKLKEEFSRFFSRSDTFTLGVCNGCQMLSQLKELIPGTAHWPQMKRNRSQQFEARLSLVEICQSPSILLEGLAGMIFPIAVAHGEGYAEGGSPLTKVAMRYVDNHGVPTERFPFNPNGSPGGITGFTSDDGRATIMMPHPERVFKTWQLSWHPKTQAQDTPWMSLFVNARNWLK
- a CDS encoding oxaloacetate-decarboxylating malate dehydrogenase — its product is MLKYTTRFDHGLGQEWIETDLSGKELLVTPLLNKGTAFSEEERHNLKLLGKLPQRIETLQEQLFRVESQFGRYTTTLQKYIYLNNLHDKNETLFYTFLLDNLDITLPLIYTPGVSAAVQRFSHEFRQPRGLYISYPDRDKIDEILDNRTHAEIDLLVATDGERILGIGDQGIGGMDIPIAKLVVYSLCGVNPYRTIPILLDVGTDNQQLLNDPLYLGWRHARIRGKEYDDFIQTFVDAVKRKLPKSMIHWEDFGNQNARRILETYRLEHCSFNDDMQGTAVVTLAALLSAIKASNLDIKDQRIVVYGAGTAGLGIADQLFNAMVHFGVPPEAARRQFWLIDRHGLLVDGMPELNTFQQPYARPSQEANDWPNEKRDLLSVVEKIHPTILIGCSTVKDAFTEAVVKAMASHTNKPIICPLSNPNENSEGDPNNLIAWTKGKALIATGSPFPPVEYEGIKYCITQCNNALSFPGIGLGVIATKATQVTDNMLWAATQAISLKAPILQDPTLPLLPHITEIPELAAHVAHAVAEQAIKDGVATVNPSMNFAEFIKENMWKPYYRPIRSAKG
- a CDS encoding cytochrome b/b6 domain-containing protein is translated as MSLHNTTEKFGSLTKLLHWAIFILFVVQYYLVYRREYFPKGSSEKMQYMMLHKTFGLCAIFLALMMLIWRYVGTRPNMPSNMSGLERVSAKLVHFLLYLAMLVMPITGILMSQFGQRPIPFFNWFSVPNLLSKNEALSGFFYNAHKISSYIVIGIVALHILAALFHHTVRKDTVLKRMLPFG
- a CDS encoding cytochrome b/b6 domain-containing protein, encoding MSLENTAEKFGSLTKFLHWIIFMLFLLQYFLVYRREFLPNDTQEKMRYLLLHKSIGICVLILAAIMIYWRRIGVRPKNPSSMTSKERMAAKYTHILLYIVMFVMPISGILMSLYAGYSVSFFGFFNLPMLVSKNETIGGVFYQIHVLCSYFVIALVAFHAFAALYHHYVRKDDVLKRMM